In Quadrisphaera sp. DSM 44207, one DNA window encodes the following:
- a CDS encoding DUF4350 domain-containing protein: MSRWRRARLPVLLAVLLLALPTLGVVLAGQRPSRGLDPDSAAPGGARAVAEVLREQGVPVQRVERVATAAQALSAADDEGGAGGGAEGGATLVVSGVDVLSAERWEELAALGEDTGADLVLLAPGEPALEVLAPDLVLAGADDDPPAEPLAEEVVAAGCSDPDAAAAGEALAGGLPLRAAVAGDPAVTTCFGGSYAVVDEGGRAVRVLGQPAVVTNEHLDEAGHAALALRALGSSARVVWLVANPLDTRPGDPAAGPLALLPPWVDAVAVQLLLAAVVAVLWRARRLGRLVAEPLPVVVRSVEAVEGRAALYRAARDRAAASTALRAAAAARLGARLGLPAGTPADRVAHAAAAACGRDPRAVAALLAGPPPREDRALVALAGDLDDLENDVRSAGRLLR; the protein is encoded by the coding sequence CTGCTCCTCGCCCTGCCCACCCTCGGCGTCGTCCTGGCCGGGCAGCGCCCCTCGCGGGGGCTGGACCCCGACAGCGCCGCGCCCGGCGGCGCCCGCGCGGTCGCCGAGGTGCTCCGGGAGCAGGGCGTGCCGGTGCAGCGCGTCGAGCGGGTCGCCACCGCCGCGCAGGCCCTCTCCGCAGCCGACGACGAGGGCGGCGCGGGGGGCGGCGCGGAGGGTGGCGCGACCCTCGTCGTCAGCGGCGTCGACGTGCTGTCCGCCGAGCGGTGGGAGGAGCTCGCCGCGCTCGGGGAGGACACCGGGGCCGACCTGGTGCTGCTCGCCCCGGGCGAGCCGGCGCTGGAGGTGCTCGCGCCCGACCTGGTGCTGGCCGGCGCGGACGACGACCCGCCCGCGGAGCCGCTGGCGGAGGAGGTCGTGGCCGCGGGCTGCTCCGACCCGGACGCCGCCGCCGCGGGCGAGGCGCTGGCCGGAGGGCTGCCGCTGCGCGCCGCCGTCGCGGGCGACCCGGCCGTCACCACGTGCTTCGGCGGCTCCTACGCGGTGGTCGACGAGGGCGGGCGCGCGGTGCGGGTGCTCGGCCAGCCGGCGGTCGTGACCAACGAGCACCTGGACGAGGCCGGCCACGCGGCCCTGGCGCTGCGCGCGCTCGGGTCCTCCGCGCGCGTGGTGTGGCTGGTCGCCAACCCCCTCGACACCCGGCCCGGGGATCCGGCGGCCGGCCCGCTGGCGCTGCTGCCGCCGTGGGTGGACGCCGTGGCCGTGCAGCTGCTGCTCGCCGCCGTCGTGGCCGTGCTCTGGCGCGCCCGCCGGCTGGGCCGGCTCGTCGCCGAGCCGCTGCCCGTCGTCGTGCGCTCCGTGGAGGCCGTCGAGGGCCGGGCCGCCCTCTACCGCGCCGCGCGCGACCGCGCGGCGGCGAGCACCGCCCTGCGCGCGGCCGCCGCCGCCCGCCTCGGCGCGCGCCTGGGCCTGCCGGCGGGCACCCCCGCCGACCGGGTGGCGCACGCCGCGGCCGCGGCGTGCGGACGCGACCCGAGGGCCGTGGCGGCGCTGCTGGCCGGCCCGCCGCCGCGGGAGGACCGCGCCCTGGTCGCCCTCGCCGGCGACCTCGACGACCTCGAGAACGACGTCCGCTCCGCTGGGAGGCTGCTGCGATGA
- a CDS encoding MoxR family ATPase, with amino-acid sequence MTTPPPTALAPAPGPPPTEAESAREALTAVRAEVAKAVVGQDGVVTGLVVALLCGGHVLLEGVPGVAKTLLVRALSAALDLRTTRVQFTPDLMPGDVTGSLVYDARTAQFSFREGPVFTNLLLADEVNRTPPKTQASLLEAMEERQVTVDGTPRPLPSPFLVAATQNPVEHEGTYPLPEAQLDRFLLKLALPLPGREDEVEVLRRHASGFDPRDLRAAGVRPVAGARELATAAAAVSAVAVAPEVLGYVVDVCRATRAAPSLQLGASPRGATALLAAARAWAWLSGRDYATPDDVKAFTRPVLRHRVALRAEAELDGTSVDAVLDGVLASVPVPR; translated from the coding sequence ATGACCACTCCCCCGCCCACCGCCCTGGCCCCCGCGCCGGGGCCCCCGCCCACCGAGGCGGAGTCCGCGCGCGAGGCCCTGACAGCCGTGCGCGCCGAGGTGGCCAAGGCCGTCGTCGGTCAGGACGGCGTGGTCACCGGCCTCGTCGTGGCGCTGCTGTGCGGGGGGCACGTGCTGCTCGAGGGCGTGCCCGGCGTGGCGAAGACGCTGCTGGTGCGGGCGCTGTCGGCGGCGCTGGACCTGCGCACGACGCGCGTGCAGTTCACGCCCGACCTCATGCCCGGCGACGTGACCGGCTCGCTCGTCTACGACGCGCGCACGGCGCAGTTCTCCTTCCGCGAGGGCCCGGTGTTCACGAACCTCCTCCTCGCCGACGAGGTCAACCGCACGCCGCCGAAGACGCAGGCGTCGCTGCTGGAGGCCATGGAGGAGCGCCAGGTGACCGTGGACGGCACCCCGCGCCCGCTGCCCTCCCCGTTCCTCGTCGCCGCCACCCAGAACCCCGTCGAGCACGAGGGCACCTACCCGCTGCCCGAGGCGCAGCTGGACCGCTTCCTGCTCAAGCTGGCCCTGCCGCTGCCCGGGCGCGAGGACGAGGTGGAGGTGCTGCGCCGGCACGCGAGCGGCTTCGACCCGCGCGACCTGCGGGCGGCCGGGGTGCGGCCGGTGGCCGGCGCGCGCGAGCTGGCCACGGCCGCCGCGGCGGTCAGCGCGGTCGCTGTGGCGCCGGAGGTGCTCGGCTACGTCGTCGACGTCTGCCGGGCGACGCGGGCCGCGCCGTCCCTGCAGCTGGGGGCCTCCCCGCGCGGCGCCACCGCCCTGCTGGCGGCCGCCCGGGCGTGGGCGTGGCTGTCGGGGCGCGACTACGCCACCCCGGACGACGTCAAGGCCTTCACCCGCCCCGTGCTGCGCCACCGGGTGGCGCTGCGCGCGGAGGCGGAGCTGGACGGCACGAGCGTGGACGCCGTCCTGGACGGCGTGCTGGCCTCCGTGCCCGTGCCGCGCTGA
- a CDS encoding DUF58 domain-containing protein: MALTGRAVLLVLLGVPVVALAPGWRSAALWLLGVVAVVALDVALAASPRALEVERDLPASVRLGEPVEGVLVVTNTGSRRLRGVLRDAWPPSAGADGARSALDVPPGERRRLRTALRPTRRGDRRVEVVVVRSRGPLGVAARQASLPAPGALRVLPPFASRRHLPGRLARLRTLDGSASASVRGQGTEFDSLREYVPGDDVRSIDWRATARASSVVVRTWRPERDRRVLVVLDTSRTSAGRVGDAPRLDAAMDAALLLAALASAAGDRVDLLAADRRVRASVTGVRPPGLLAALVQAMAPLEASLVEADWSAVVAEVRRRMPHRGLLVLLTPLEAAAVEESLLPVLPTLLAAHTVLVSSVADPAVDAMVASRGDAPSVLTAAAAERARLERAALVARMERSGAEVVDAPPELLPPRLADAYLALKAAGRL; encoded by the coding sequence GTGGCGCTGACGGGCCGGGCGGTGCTGCTCGTGCTGCTCGGGGTGCCGGTGGTAGCGCTGGCGCCCGGGTGGCGCAGCGCGGCGCTGTGGCTGCTCGGCGTCGTCGCGGTCGTGGCGCTGGACGTCGCCCTGGCCGCCTCCCCGCGCGCCCTGGAGGTCGAGCGCGACCTGCCGGCGTCCGTGCGCCTGGGCGAGCCCGTCGAGGGGGTCCTCGTCGTCACCAACACCGGCTCCCGGCGCCTGCGCGGGGTGCTGCGCGACGCCTGGCCGCCGTCGGCCGGGGCGGACGGCGCCCGCTCCGCCCTCGACGTGCCGCCCGGGGAGCGGCGCCGGCTGCGCACGGCGCTGCGCCCCACCCGCCGGGGGGACCGGCGCGTGGAGGTCGTGGTCGTGCGCTCACGAGGCCCGCTGGGCGTCGCCGCGCGCCAGGCGAGCCTGCCCGCGCCGGGGGCGCTGCGCGTGCTGCCGCCGTTCGCCTCCCGCCGCCACCTGCCCGGCCGGCTGGCGCGCCTGCGCACCCTCGACGGCTCGGCGAGCGCGTCGGTGCGCGGGCAGGGCACGGAGTTCGACTCCCTGCGCGAGTACGTGCCCGGCGACGACGTCCGCTCCATCGACTGGCGCGCCACCGCCCGCGCCTCCTCGGTGGTGGTGCGCACGTGGCGGCCCGAGCGCGACCGGCGGGTGCTCGTCGTCCTCGACACCTCGCGCACGTCCGCGGGCAGGGTCGGCGACGCGCCCCGCCTGGACGCCGCGATGGACGCCGCGCTGCTGCTCGCGGCGCTGGCCTCGGCCGCCGGTGACCGCGTGGACCTGCTCGCCGCCGACCGCCGGGTGCGCGCGTCGGTGACCGGTGTGCGACCGCCGGGGCTGCTGGCCGCGCTGGTGCAGGCGATGGCGCCCCTGGAGGCCTCGCTCGTGGAGGCCGACTGGTCGGCGGTGGTCGCCGAGGTGCGCCGGCGCATGCCGCACCGCGGGCTGCTGGTGCTGCTGACCCCGCTGGAGGCGGCCGCGGTGGAGGAGAGCCTCCTGCCGGTGCTGCCGACCCTGCTCGCCGCGCACACCGTGCTCGTCAGCTCCGTCGCCGACCCGGCCGTGGACGCGATGGTGGCCTCGCGCGGGGACGCGCCGTCCGTGCTGACCGCCGCGGCCGCGGAGCGGGCGCGCCTGGAGCGGGCGGCGCTGGTGGCGCGGATGGAGCGCTCCGGCGCGGAGGTCGTCGACGCGCCGCCGGAGCTGCTGCCGCCGCGGCTGGCGGACGCCTACCTCGCCCTGAAGGCCGCCGGCCGGCTCTGA
- a CDS encoding helix-turn-helix domain-containing protein, translating into MTPRIERRVGLDAVRRRGEGGRVLLRRVIGECLRRVRREQGRSLRDVAEQAGVSIAHLSEVERGRKEASSEVLAAICRALGVDLLDLLRLAHRELARSRGLRPVAPGAGGQLASRRSAGTAAVPRGDVVALAA; encoded by the coding sequence GTGACGCCCCGCATCGAGCGGCGGGTCGGGCTGGACGCCGTCCGCCGCAGGGGCGAGGGTGGGCGGGTGCTGCTGCGCCGGGTGATCGGGGAGTGCCTGCGCCGGGTCCGGCGCGAGCAGGGCAGGTCGCTGCGGGACGTCGCCGAGCAGGCCGGGGTGTCCATCGCCCACCTGTCGGAGGTCGAGCGCGGCCGCAAGGAGGCGTCGTCCGAGGTGCTGGCGGCGATCTGCCGCGCCCTCGGCGTGGACCTGCTCGACCTGCTGCGCTTGGCGCACCGGGAGCTGGCGCGCTCGCGCGGCCTGCGCCCGGTCGCTCCTGGCGCCGGCGGGCAGCTGGCGTCGCGGCGCAGCGCCGGCACCGCCGCGGTGCCCCGCGGGGACGTCGTCGCCCTCGCCGCCTGA
- a CDS encoding chemotaxis protein CheW — translation MSEDLPEALPGALSGALPGVLPDAGEETVYGLLRLAGMDVALPLAALREVVPCPAVLAGLPVAAPGLLGAMELRDLVLPVVDLRSLIDLPAARDADQVVVVVASGGQLLGLLVDEVVEVTRLRASALLAMTTASARGAGTVLSHTFREPGAGGVVSVLDAAVLLSLPGVPTVEDVTSGATAISGAADGVSRRGAGRTVTLVQCGPHRLALDVARVHTTLPSSAARPSVLDGALCRGVLDFADREVPVVDPLALLGFEPLAAEDTGAGLVLDLGHGYVVLALSELLQLVELPVEDVLPVPAFAVPRAELLVGMADLEGTGPCLVLDEDALLSAPELVALASVNTAVGAEPVVATTAATEVGGGAVVSGESYLTYAAGVDLATPLQHVAEILPVPTTITDTGVGGAVRGVVVHRRASVPVLCLAQILGRTPAPVTAASCLLLVAVDGGSVAFAVDGLRGIDPLTWCDPEQVPGPTPADLTRVLHTSRLVQVGEQTRLLPDLDLRALARAVQGPVPGAHPAPEGTAPEGTAPEEPVPAGALV, via the coding sequence GTGTCCGAGGACCTGCCCGAGGCCCTGCCCGGGGCCCTGTCCGGGGCCCTGCCCGGGGTGCTGCCCGACGCCGGTGAGGAGACCGTCTACGGCCTGCTGAGGCTGGCCGGCATGGACGTCGCGCTGCCGCTGGCGGCGCTGCGCGAGGTCGTGCCGTGCCCGGCCGTCCTCGCCGGCCTGCCGGTGGCCGCGCCGGGCCTGCTGGGGGCGATGGAGCTGCGCGACCTGGTGCTGCCCGTGGTCGACCTGCGCTCCCTCATCGACCTGCCCGCAGCGCGCGACGCCGACCAGGTCGTCGTCGTGGTCGCCTCCGGCGGCCAGCTGCTCGGTCTGCTCGTCGACGAGGTGGTCGAGGTGACCCGGCTGCGGGCCTCCGCGCTGCTGGCCATGACGACGGCGAGCGCGAGGGGCGCGGGCACGGTGCTCTCCCACACCTTCCGCGAGCCGGGAGCCGGCGGCGTGGTCAGCGTCCTGGACGCGGCCGTGCTGCTCTCCCTGCCCGGCGTGCCGACCGTGGAGGACGTCACCAGCGGAGCGACCGCCATCAGCGGGGCCGCCGACGGCGTCTCGCGGCGGGGGGCGGGCCGCACGGTCACGCTCGTGCAGTGCGGCCCCCACCGGCTCGCCCTCGACGTCGCCCGCGTGCACACCACGCTGCCCTCCTCGGCGGCGCGCCCGTCGGTGCTGGACGGCGCGCTGTGCCGCGGGGTGCTCGACTTCGCCGACCGGGAGGTGCCGGTCGTCGACCCGCTGGCCCTCCTGGGCTTCGAGCCCCTGGCGGCGGAGGACACCGGGGCCGGGCTCGTGCTCGACCTCGGGCACGGCTACGTCGTGCTCGCGCTGTCGGAGCTGCTGCAGCTCGTCGAGCTGCCGGTCGAGGACGTCCTGCCCGTGCCGGCGTTCGCCGTCCCGCGCGCCGAGCTGCTCGTGGGCATGGCCGACCTCGAGGGCACCGGCCCGTGCCTGGTCCTCGACGAGGACGCGCTGCTCTCGGCTCCCGAGCTCGTCGCGCTGGCGTCGGTGAACACCGCGGTGGGCGCCGAGCCGGTGGTGGCCACGACCGCCGCGACCGAGGTGGGCGGGGGCGCCGTCGTCAGCGGCGAGTCGTACCTGACGTACGCCGCCGGGGTGGACCTCGCCACGCCGCTGCAGCACGTCGCCGAGATCCTCCCGGTGCCCACGACGATCACCGACACGGGCGTCGGCGGCGCCGTGCGGGGCGTGGTCGTGCACCGGCGCGCCTCCGTGCCGGTGCTGTGCCTGGCGCAGATCCTCGGGCGCACCCCGGCGCCGGTCACGGCGGCGTCCTGCCTGCTGCTGGTCGCGGTGGACGGCGGCTCGGTCGCCTTCGCCGTCGACGGCCTGCGCGGCATCGACCCGCTGACGTGGTGCGACCCCGAGCAGGTGCCCGGCCCGACGCCGGCGGATCTGACCCGGGTGCTGCACACCTCGCGCCTGGTGCAGGTCGGCGAGCAGACCCGGCTGCTGCCCGACCTGGACCTGCGGGCCCTCGCCCGCGCCGTCCAGGGGCCGGTGCCCGGTGCGCATCCGGCGCCCGAGGGCACGGCGCCCGAGGGCACGGCGCCCGAGGAGCCGGTGCCGGCAGGCGCCCTCGTCTGA
- a CDS encoding PAS domain-containing methyl-accepting chemotaxis protein, translated as MSTTAARAATAADDTTVREHQGIAAAIDRAQAVIEFDVTGKILTANKNFCDTMGYSLAEVVGKHHRMFCTPELAASAEYRQFWEELAAGEFVTGEFKRLAKGGKEVWLQATYNPILDVDGRPVKVVKFASDVTAAKLANAEFEGKVAAIDRAQAVIEFDVTGKILTANKNFCDTMGYSLAEVVGKHHRMFCTPELAASAEYRQFWEELAAGEFVTGEFKRLAKGGKEVWLQATYNPILDVDGRPVKVVKFASDVTAAKLANAEFEGKVAAIDRAQAVIEFDVTGKILTANKNFCDAMGYSLAEVVGKHHRMFCTPELVASFEYKHFWERLAEGNFESGEYKRLAKGGREVWLQATYNPILDLEGRPVKVVKFASDVTAAKLANAEFLGKVAAMDRAQAVIEFDLTGKILTANANFLAVLGYSLAEVEGKHHRMFCDPAYTQTDAYTDFWERLGAGEFESGEFKRFGKGGKEVWIQATYNPILDDSGKPFKIVKFASDVTGEKLRNAEIEARVTAVSRAQAVIEFDLEGVVLSANENFLRTMGYSLREIVGQHHSQFCTEDYTRSEEYRDFWLRLSKGELISGRFHRKGKFDRDVHIQATYNPILDLSGRPFKVVKYAYDVTAQVDRERRINEGTRDMTASVRNLAGSIEDIAANSTLATGLAEETQGNAEQGVEALRASLEAIALIQRSSVSISEIVRVMGEIANQTNLLAFNASIEAARAGEHGVGFSIVAGEVRKLAERSFEAAQQIGKLIEESAERVNQGSEVSKRAESAFERIVASVERTSDAIRTISESTRVQQDASREVDRLIAQLSDVGTL; from the coding sequence ATGTCGACCACCGCTGCCCGCGCCGCCACCGCGGCGGACGACACGACCGTGCGCGAGCACCAGGGGATCGCCGCCGCGATCGACCGGGCGCAGGCGGTGATCGAGTTCGACGTGACGGGCAAGATCCTGACCGCGAACAAGAACTTCTGCGACACGATGGGCTACTCCCTGGCCGAGGTCGTCGGCAAGCACCACCGCATGTTCTGCACCCCGGAGCTGGCCGCCTCGGCGGAGTACCGGCAGTTCTGGGAGGAGCTGGCGGCGGGGGAGTTCGTCACCGGCGAGTTCAAGCGCCTGGCCAAGGGCGGCAAGGAGGTGTGGCTGCAGGCCACGTACAACCCGATCCTGGACGTGGACGGGCGGCCGGTGAAGGTGGTGAAGTTCGCCTCCGACGTCACCGCCGCGAAGCTGGCCAACGCCGAGTTCGAGGGCAAGGTCGCCGCGATCGACCGGGCGCAGGCGGTGATCGAGTTCGACGTGACGGGCAAGATCCTGACCGCGAACAAGAACTTCTGCGACACGATGGGCTACTCCCTGGCCGAGGTCGTCGGCAAGCACCACCGCATGTTCTGCACCCCGGAGCTGGCCGCCTCGGCGGAGTACCGGCAGTTCTGGGAGGAGCTGGCGGCGGGGGAGTTCGTCACCGGCGAGTTCAAGCGCCTGGCCAAGGGCGGCAAGGAGGTGTGGCTGCAGGCCACGTACAACCCGATCCTGGACGTGGACGGGCGGCCGGTGAAGGTGGTGAAGTTCGCCTCCGACGTCACCGCCGCGAAGCTGGCCAACGCCGAGTTCGAGGGCAAGGTCGCCGCGATCGACCGGGCGCAGGCGGTGATCGAGTTCGACGTGACGGGCAAGATCCTGACCGCGAACAAGAACTTCTGCGACGCGATGGGCTACTCCCTGGCCGAGGTCGTCGGCAAGCACCACCGCATGTTCTGCACCCCGGAGCTGGTGGCCAGCTTCGAGTACAAGCACTTCTGGGAGCGCCTCGCCGAGGGGAACTTCGAGTCGGGCGAGTACAAGCGCTTGGCCAAGGGCGGTCGGGAGGTGTGGCTGCAGGCCACCTACAACCCGATCCTCGACCTCGAGGGGCGGCCGGTGAAGGTGGTGAAGTTCGCCTCCGACGTCACCGCCGCGAAGCTGGCCAACGCCGAGTTCCTCGGCAAGGTCGCCGCGATGGACCGCGCGCAGGCCGTCATCGAGTTCGACCTGACCGGCAAGATCCTCACCGCCAACGCCAACTTCCTCGCCGTCCTGGGCTACTCCCTGGCGGAGGTCGAGGGCAAGCACCACCGCATGTTCTGCGACCCCGCCTACACCCAGACCGACGCCTACACCGACTTCTGGGAGCGCCTCGGCGCCGGCGAGTTCGAGTCGGGCGAGTTCAAGCGGTTCGGCAAGGGCGGCAAGGAGGTCTGGATCCAGGCCACCTACAACCCGATCCTCGACGACTCGGGCAAGCCGTTCAAGATCGTCAAGTTCGCCTCCGACGTCACCGGCGAGAAGCTGCGCAACGCCGAGATCGAGGCGCGCGTGACCGCGGTCAGCCGCGCCCAGGCCGTCATCGAGTTCGACCTCGAGGGCGTCGTCCTCAGCGCCAACGAGAACTTCCTGCGCACCATGGGCTACTCGCTGCGGGAGATCGTCGGCCAGCACCACAGCCAGTTCTGCACCGAGGACTACACCCGCTCCGAGGAGTACCGGGACTTCTGGCTGCGCCTGTCCAAGGGCGAGCTGATCTCCGGCCGCTTCCACCGCAAGGGCAAGTTCGACCGCGACGTGCACATCCAGGCCACCTACAACCCGATCCTCGACCTGTCGGGGCGGCCCTTCAAGGTCGTCAAGTACGCCTACGACGTCACCGCGCAGGTGGACCGCGAGCGCCGCATCAACGAGGGCACGCGCGACATGACCGCCTCGGTGCGCAACCTCGCCGGCTCCATCGAGGACATCGCCGCCAACTCCACCCTGGCCACCGGCCTGGCGGAGGAGACCCAGGGCAACGCCGAGCAGGGCGTGGAGGCGCTGCGCGCCTCCCTCGAGGCCATCGCCCTGATCCAGCGCTCGTCGGTGTCCATCAGCGAGATCGTGCGCGTGATGGGGGAGATCGCGAACCAGACGAACCTGCTCGCCTTCAACGCCTCCATCGAGGCCGCCCGCGCCGGCGAGCACGGCGTCGGCTTCTCCATCGTCGCCGGCGAGGTGCGCAAGCTCGCCGAGCGCTCCTTCGAGGCGGCCCAGCAGATCGGCAAGCTGATCGAGGAGTCCGCCGAGCGCGTCAACCAGGGCTCCGAGGTCTCCAAGCGCGCCGAGAGTGCCTTCGAGCGCATCGTGGCCAGCGTCGAGCGCACCAGCGACGCGATCCGCACCATCTCCGAGTCCACCCGGGTGCAGCAGGACGCCTCGCGCGAGGTCGACCGCCTGATCGCCCAGCTGTCGGACGTCGGGACCCTCTGA
- a CDS encoding stage II sporulation protein M, protein MDVEAFVAVHGDEWDELAALLRRRRLSSTEADRLVLLYQRAATHLSQVRSAAPDPVLLSRLSTLVAGARNRLTGAREPLWRDLARFAVVSFPAALWRLRWWTAAVTASFLLVSSATAAWVAGDPAVVAAMGAPEELRRYVDEDFAAYYSEDPAGSFAARVWTNNAWIAAQCVALGITGGWVVLVLVNNALAVGTAAGLMLAFDRGGVFFGLILPHGLLELTAVFVAAAAGLKLFWAWVEPGPRPRSRAIAEEGRALVTVALGLVVVLAVSGVLEGFVTPSPLPTWARVGIGAAALGAFLAYGGVLGRRAVAAGETGDLRPEQAGDVRPVAG, encoded by the coding sequence GTGGACGTGGAGGCCTTCGTCGCCGTGCACGGCGACGAGTGGGACGAGCTGGCGGCGCTGCTGCGCCGGCGCCGGCTGAGCAGCACCGAGGCCGACCGCCTGGTGCTGCTGTACCAGCGCGCCGCCACGCACCTGTCGCAGGTGCGCTCGGCCGCGCCCGACCCGGTGCTGCTCAGCCGCCTGAGCACCCTGGTCGCGGGCGCGCGCAACCGGCTCACCGGCGCCCGCGAGCCCCTGTGGCGCGACCTGGCCCGGTTCGCGGTCGTCTCCTTCCCGGCGGCGCTGTGGCGCCTCCGCTGGTGGACGGCGGCCGTCACCGCCTCCTTCCTGCTGGTCTCCTCGGCGACGGCCGCGTGGGTGGCGGGCGACCCGGCGGTCGTGGCGGCCATGGGCGCCCCGGAGGAGCTGCGCCGGTACGTCGACGAGGACTTCGCCGCCTACTACTCTGAGGACCCCGCCGGCTCCTTCGCCGCCCGGGTGTGGACCAACAACGCCTGGATCGCCGCCCAGTGCGTGGCCCTGGGCATCACGGGCGGATGGGTGGTGCTCGTCCTCGTCAACAACGCGCTCGCGGTGGGCACCGCGGCCGGGCTGATGCTCGCCTTCGACCGCGGGGGCGTCTTCTTCGGGCTCATCCTCCCGCACGGCCTGCTGGAGCTGACCGCCGTGTTCGTGGCCGCGGCCGCGGGGCTGAAGCTGTTCTGGGCCTGGGTCGAGCCGGGCCCGCGGCCGCGCTCGCGGGCCATCGCCGAGGAGGGCCGGGCCCTGGTCACCGTCGCCCTCGGGCTCGTCGTGGTCCTCGCCGTCTCGGGGGTGCTGGAGGGGTTCGTCACCCCCAGCCCCCTGCCCACCTGGGCGCGGGTCGGCATCGGCGCCGCGGCGCTGGGCGCCTTCCTCGCCTACGGCGGCGTGCTCGGGCGGCGCGCGGTCGCGGCCGGGGAGACCGGGGACCTGCGCCCGGAGCAGGCGGGCGACGTCCGGCCCGTGGCCGGCTGA
- a CDS encoding RDD family protein: protein MRSGDDALVLPGEVVTGEAVLLDLRPASFLPRALALAVDVLVLAAVGAALALLVGLAAPGLDVAALSALALAATVGVLVVLPAAWEALSRGRSPGKAALGLRVVRDDGGPVRARHAAVRALVGFGEIWLAGGSAAVICSLVHPQGKRIGDLLAGTRVVRTRAARQAQAPLLAPPQLAAWAASADIGRLPDALAVSARQLLARADGLHPASRARLLEQAAAAVLARVAPPPPAGSAPEAVLAAVLAERRDRELVRLRRQREQRDAVAEDLRRLQGL, encoded by the coding sequence GTGAGGAGCGGGGACGACGCGCTGGTGCTGCCGGGCGAGGTCGTCACCGGCGAGGCCGTGCTGCTCGACCTGCGCCCGGCGTCCTTCCTGCCGCGCGCGCTGGCGCTGGCGGTCGACGTGCTGGTGCTGGCGGCCGTCGGCGCCGCGCTCGCGCTCCTCGTCGGCCTCGCCGCGCCCGGGCTCGACGTGGCCGCGCTCTCGGCGCTGGCGCTCGCCGCGACCGTCGGCGTCCTCGTCGTGCTGCCCGCCGCGTGGGAGGCGCTCAGCCGCGGCCGCTCCCCCGGCAAGGCCGCGCTCGGGCTGCGCGTGGTGCGCGACGACGGCGGGCCGGTGCGGGCGCGCCACGCCGCCGTGCGCGCCCTCGTCGGCTTCGGGGAGATCTGGCTGGCCGGGGGCAGCGCCGCGGTGATCTGCTCGCTCGTGCACCCGCAGGGCAAGCGGATCGGGGACCTGCTCGCCGGCACCCGCGTCGTGCGCACGCGCGCGGCCCGGCAGGCGCAGGCGCCGCTGCTCGCGCCGCCGCAGCTGGCCGCCTGGGCGGCGTCCGCCGACATCGGGCGGCTGCCGGACGCGCTCGCGGTCTCCGCCCGCCAGCTGCTCGCGCGCGCCGACGGCCTGCACCCGGCGTCGCGCGCCCGGCTGCTGGAGCAGGCGGCCGCCGCGGTGCTCGCGCGCGTGGCGCCGCCGCCGCCCGCGGGCAGCGCGCCGGAGGCGGTGCTCGCCGCCGTCCTGGCCGAGCGCCGCGACCGCGAGCTGGTGCGCCTGCGCCGCCAGCGCGAGCAGCGCGACGCCGTCGCCGAAGACCTGCGGCGCCTGCAGGGCCTGTGA